A single Paracoccus pantotrophus DNA region contains:
- the soxA gene encoding sulfur oxidation c-type cytochrome SoxA: MPRFTKTKGTLAATALGLALAGAAFADPVEDGLVIETDSGPVEIVTKTAPPAFLADTFDTIYSGWHFRDDSTRDLERDDFDNPAMVFVDRGLDKWNAAMGVNGESCASCHQGPESMAGLRAVMPRVDEHTGKLMIMEDYVNACVTERMGLEKWGVTSDNMKDMLSLISLQSRGMAVNVKIDGPAAPYWEHGKEIYYTRYGQLEMSCANCHEDNAGNMIRADHLSQGQINGFPTYRLKDSGMVTAQHRFVGCVRDTRAETFKAGSDDFKALELYVASRGNGLSVEGVSVRH, from the coding sequence ATGCCGCGCTTTACCAAGACAAAAGGCACCTTGGCCGCCACGGCCCTTGGCCTCGCCCTAGCGGGCGCGGCCTTCGCGGACCCGGTCGAGGACGGGCTGGTCATCGAAACCGACAGCGGACCGGTCGAGATCGTGACCAAGACCGCACCGCCCGCCTTTCTGGCCGATACGTTCGACACGATCTATTCCGGCTGGCACTTTCGCGACGACAGCACGCGGGATCTTGAGCGGGACGATTTCGACAACCCCGCCATGGTCTTCGTGGATCGCGGCCTCGACAAGTGGAACGCGGCCATGGGCGTCAACGGCGAAAGCTGCGCCAGCTGCCACCAGGGGCCTGAATCCATGGCCGGCCTGCGCGCCGTCATGCCGCGGGTCGACGAGCATACCGGCAAGCTGATGATCATGGAGGATTACGTCAACGCCTGCGTGACCGAGCGGATGGGCCTGGAGAAATGGGGCGTCACCTCGGATAACATGAAGGACATGCTGTCGCTGATCTCGCTTCAGTCGCGCGGCATGGCGGTCAACGTCAAGATCGACGGTCCCGCTGCCCCCTATTGGGAACATGGCAAGGAAATCTACTATACCCGCTATGGCCAGCTGGAAATGTCCTGCGCCAATTGCCACGAGGACAATGCCGGCAACATGATCCGCGCCGACCACCTGAGCCAGGGCCAGATCAACGGCTTTCCAACCTATCGCCTGAAGGATTCGGGCATGGTGACGGCGCAGCACCGCTTCGTCGGCTGCGTCCGCGACACCCGCGCCGAGACCTTCAAGGCCGGCTCGGACGACTTCAAGGCGCTGGAGCTTTACGTCGCCTCGCGCGGCAACGGCCTTTCGGTCGAAGGCGTCTCGGTCCGGCACTGA
- a CDS encoding ArsR/SmtB family transcription factor: MRQEPEQEADFDALIKAANDASTFLKALGHDGRLMILCYLMSGPKSVTELENLLSSRQAVVSQQLARLRHEGLVSARRDGQTIFYSILDPKVVDLLAVLKKLFETDC, from the coding sequence ATCCGGCAGGAACCGGAACAGGAAGCCGATTTCGACGCGCTGATCAAGGCTGCGAACGATGCCTCGACCTTTCTGAAGGCGCTTGGCCATGACGGCCGCCTCATGATCCTGTGCTATCTGATGAGCGGCCCGAAAAGCGTGACCGAGCTGGAAAACCTGCTGTCCTCGCGGCAGGCCGTGGTCAGTCAGCAATTGGCGCGGCTGCGCCACGAGGGGTTGGTCAGCGCCAGGCGCGACGGTCAGACGATCTTTTATTCGATCCTCGATCCCAAGGTCGTTGACTTGCTTGCCGTTCTGAAAAAGCTGTTCGAGACGGATTGCTGA
- the soxX gene encoding sulfur oxidation c-type cytochrome SoxX, producing the protein MSSHLWYASVVAMAIATPAICETAPKEVVYVEGAVEASLTGAPGNPEEGVRIMTTNALGNCVACHQIGALPDVEFPGTIAPPLDGAGDRWTEAQLRGIVANAKMTFEGTFMPAFYKVDGFVRPGDGFSGKAGAEPLAPILNAQQIEDVVAFLVTLKE; encoded by the coding sequence ATGAGCAGCCATCTATGGTATGCGTCGGTAGTGGCCATGGCCATTGCCACGCCTGCCATCTGTGAAACGGCACCTAAGGAAGTGGTCTATGTCGAAGGCGCGGTCGAGGCTTCCCTGACCGGCGCCCCAGGCAACCCCGAGGAAGGGGTGCGGATCATGACCACCAACGCGCTTGGCAACTGCGTGGCCTGCCACCAGATCGGGGCGCTGCCGGACGTCGAGTTTCCGGGCACCATCGCCCCGCCGCTGGACGGCGCAGGCGATCGCTGGACCGAGGCCCAGCTACGCGGCATCGTCGCCAATGCGAAGATGACCTTCGAGGGCACCTTCATGCCGGCCTTCTACAAGGTGGACGGCTTTGTCCGGCCCGGCGACGGCTTTTCCGGCAAGGCCGGGGCCGAGCCGCTGGCCCCCATCCTGAACGCGCAGCAGATCGAGGATGTCGTGGCCTTCCTCGTGACGCTGAAGGAATGA
- a CDS encoding thioredoxin family protein, with protein MFEQPGCLYCARWDAEIAPQYPLTDEGRAAPVQRLQMRDPLPPGLELARPVTFTPTFVLMAGDVESGRLEGYPGEDFFWPMLARLIGQAEPGQ; from the coding sequence ATGTTCGAACAGCCCGGCTGCCTTTATTGCGCGCGCTGGGACGCCGAGATCGCGCCGCAATATCCGCTGACCGACGAGGGCAGGGCGGCGCCGGTGCAGCGGCTGCAGATGCGCGACCCCTTACCCCCGGGCCTGGAACTTGCCCGGCCCGTGACCTTCACGCCCACCTTCGTGCTGATGGCCGGCGACGTCGAATCCGGGCGCCTGGAAGGCTATCCGGGCGAGGATTTCTTCTGGCCCATGCTGGCCAGGCTGATCGGTCAGGCCGAGCCGGGGCAATGA
- the soxB gene encoding thiosulfohydrolase SoxB yields the protein MITRREFIQVAMASSALVGASGFGTWSRVAAQQALTQDQLLQFDDFGNVTLIHVTDIHAQLKPIYFREPEINIGVGDAKGQVPHVTGAEFQKMFGIAPGSGDAYALSYPDFEALARGYGRMGGMDRVATVVKAIRAARPDSILLDGGDTWHGSMTSFLTKGQDMVNVMNALGVDAMTSHWEWTYGTERVKEIVETQLKFPFLGANIFDVEWDEPAFEPYKIFERGGQRIGVIGQAFPYMPIANPKWMFPEYSFGIREERMQQVVDELRAEGVDLVVVLSHNGFDVDKKMGGRVKGIDVILSGHTHDAVPEPILIGETILIATGSNGKFVSRVDLDVRDGKMMGFRHKLIPIFSDVITPDADMAALIDAERAPFKAQLEERIGTTESLLYRRGNFNGSWDDLICDAIRTERDVQIALSPGVRWGTTLLPGDAITREDIHNVTSMTYGAVYRTEMTGETLKTVLEDVADNIFNTDPYYQQGGDMVRVGGLAYAIDVSKPMGSRIGAMALADTGEAIEPAKSYTVAGWASVNEGTEGPQIWDVVEAHIRKIGTVRLQPNTSVTVTGV from the coding sequence ATGATTACCCGACGTGAGTTCATTCAGGTCGCCATGGCCTCCTCGGCCCTGGTCGGGGCCTCGGGTTTCGGGACATGGTCGCGGGTGGCGGCGCAGCAGGCGCTGACCCAGGACCAGCTGCTGCAATTCGACGATTTTGGCAATGTGACGCTGATCCATGTGACCGACATCCACGCCCAGTTGAAACCGATCTATTTCCGCGAGCCCGAAATCAACATCGGCGTGGGCGACGCCAAGGGCCAGGTGCCCCATGTCACCGGCGCCGAGTTCCAGAAGATGTTCGGCATCGCGCCCGGCTCGGGCGATGCCTATGCGCTCAGCTACCCGGATTTCGAGGCCTTGGCGCGCGGCTATGGCCGGATGGGCGGCATGGACCGGGTCGCGACCGTGGTCAAGGCGATCCGCGCCGCCCGGCCCGACTCGATCCTGCTCGACGGCGGCGACACCTGGCACGGTTCCATGACCTCGTTCCTGACCAAGGGACAGGACATGGTCAATGTGATGAACGCGCTTGGCGTCGATGCCATGACCAGCCATTGGGAATGGACCTATGGCACCGAGCGGGTCAAGGAAATCGTCGAGACGCAACTGAAGTTTCCCTTCCTGGGCGCAAATATCTTCGACGTGGAGTGGGACGAGCCGGCCTTCGAGCCCTACAAGATCTTCGAGCGCGGCGGCCAGCGCATCGGCGTCATCGGCCAGGCCTTCCCCTACATGCCCATCGCCAACCCGAAATGGATGTTCCCCGAATACAGCTTCGGCATCCGCGAGGAACGGATGCAGCAGGTCGTGGACGAGCTGCGCGCCGAGGGCGTCGACCTGGTCGTGGTGCTGTCGCATAACGGCTTCGACGTGGACAAGAAGATGGGCGGCCGGGTCAAGGGCATCGACGTGATCCTGTCGGGCCATACCCATGACGCGGTGCCCGAGCCGATCCTGATCGGCGAGACGATCCTGATCGCTACCGGCTCGAACGGCAAATTCGTCAGCCGCGTCGACCTGGACGTGCGCGACGGCAAGATGATGGGCTTCCGCCACAAGCTGATCCCGATCTTCTCGGACGTGATCACGCCGGATGCCGACATGGCCGCGCTGATCGACGCCGAGCGCGCGCCCTTCAAGGCGCAGCTCGAGGAAAGGATCGGCACCACCGAAAGCCTGCTCTACCGCCGCGGCAATTTCAACGGCTCCTGGGACGATCTGATCTGTGACGCCATCCGCACCGAGCGCGACGTGCAGATCGCGCTGTCGCCGGGCGTGCGCTGGGGCACCACGCTCTTGCCCGGCGACGCGATCACGCGCGAGGACATCCACAACGTCACCTCGATGACCTATGGCGCGGTCTACCGCACCGAGATGACCGGCGAGACGCTGAAAACCGTGCTGGAAGACGTGGCCGACAACATCTTCAATACCGATCCCTATTACCAGCAGGGCGGCGACATGGTGCGCGTGGGCGGGCTGGCCTATGCGATCGACGTGTCCAAGCCGATGGGCAGCCGGATCGGCGCCATGGCGCTGGCCGACACGGGCGAGGCCATCGAACCTGCGAAATCCTACACAGTCGCCGGCTGGGCTTCGGTCAACGAAGGCACCGAGGGCCCGCAAATCTGGGACGTGGTCGAGGCGCATATCCGCAAGATCGGCACCGTCCGCCTGCAACCCAACACCTCGGTCACCGTGACCGGGGTCTGA
- a CDS encoding YeeE/YedE family protein — MDELPYGVLAALVGLAGGIVLGLAARLGDFCTLGALESAVYGKDARRLRLWGVVLGVAILTTQALALIGWIELENSFYHTIQWNPWASIVGGLVFGYGMAMAGNCGFGALVRFGSGDLRSLVVVVVMAIIGFIVLSGPLAPLRVLLFPQPEASGPQGIVHDLGLLGLPAPLTVVLFGVAALAWGLGYAPLRARPQMIAWGAAAGLAVSWCFFGTSWLYDHSLGAVQIEGPSFTAPVGRTLIYLMTSTAGGITFSVGSVVGVMAGALIGSMIRGLFKWEACEDPRELGRQVGGAALMGAGGVVAMGCSVGQGVSAFAALAWSGPVTLIAIAAGAAFGLRRLIGGFQNAVD, encoded by the coding sequence ATGGATGAGCTGCCCTATGGAGTGCTGGCCGCCCTGGTCGGGCTGGCAGGCGGGATCGTGCTGGGACTTGCCGCCCGGCTCGGGGATTTCTGCACGCTCGGCGCGCTGGAATCGGCGGTCTATGGCAAGGATGCCCGGCGGCTGCGGCTTTGGGGGGTGGTGTTGGGCGTGGCGATCCTGACCACGCAGGCGTTGGCCCTGATCGGCTGGATCGAGCTGGAGAACAGCTTCTATCACACGATCCAGTGGAACCCCTGGGCCTCGATCGTCGGCGGGCTGGTGTTCGGCTATGGCATGGCCATGGCCGGGAATTGCGGCTTCGGCGCGCTGGTGCGCTTCGGCAGCGGCGACCTGCGCTCGCTGGTGGTGGTGGTGGTGATGGCGATCATCGGCTTCATCGTCCTGTCCGGGCCGCTGGCGCCGCTGCGCGTATTGCTGTTCCCCCAGCCCGAGGCAAGCGGCCCGCAAGGCATCGTCCACGACCTTGGCCTGCTTGGCCTGCCGGCACCGCTTACGGTGGTGCTGTTCGGTGTCGCGGCGTTGGCCTGGGGGCTGGGATATGCGCCGCTGCGGGCAAGGCCGCAGATGATCGCCTGGGGCGCGGCTGCGGGCCTTGCGGTCAGCTGGTGCTTTTTCGGCACCAGCTGGCTTTACGATCACAGCCTTGGCGCGGTGCAGATCGAGGGGCCCTCCTTTACCGCGCCGGTGGGCCGGACGCTGATCTACCTGATGACCTCGACCGCGGGCGGGATCACCTTTTCCGTGGGCTCGGTCGTCGGCGTCATGGCCGGGGCGCTGATCGGCTCGATGATCCGCGGCCTGTTCAAATGGGAGGCTTGCGAGGATCCCCGCGAGCTTGGCCGGCAGGTCGGCGGCGCGGCGCTGATGGGCGCCGGCGGCGTGGTGGCGATGGGCTGTTCGGTCGGCCAGGGGGTTTCGGCTTTCGCCGCCTTGGCATGGTCCGGCCCCGTCACGCTGATCGCCATCGCGGCTGGCGCCGCATTCGGGCTGCGTCGCCTGATCGGCGGCTTCCAGAACGCCGTGGACTGA
- the soxY gene encoding thiosulfate oxidation carrier protein SoxY produces MILSRREALWIGFGGLAAAALPGKAVMASTVDELTAAFTGGAATGEGGLTLTAPEIAENGNTVPIEVKAPGAVAIMLLAAGNPEPAVATFNFGPAAADQRAATRIRLAQTQDVIALAKMADGSVVKAQTTVKVTIGGCGG; encoded by the coding sequence ATGATCCTTTCAAGACGCGAGGCGCTCTGGATCGGCTTTGGCGGGCTTGCCGCCGCCGCCCTGCCGGGCAAGGCCGTGATGGCGAGCACCGTTGACGAGTTGACCGCAGCCTTCACCGGCGGCGCTGCGACGGGCGAAGGCGGGCTGACCCTGACCGCGCCCGAAATCGCCGAGAACGGCAATACCGTGCCGATCGAGGTCAAGGCTCCGGGCGCGGTGGCGATCATGCTGCTGGCCGCGGGCAACCCCGAGCCGGCGGTCGCCACCTTCAACTTCGGTCCCGCCGCCGCCGACCAGCGCGCCGCCACCCGCATCCGCCTGGCCCAGACCCAGGACGTGATCGCCCTGGCGAAGATGGCCGATGGCTCGGTCGTGAAGGCCCAGACCACCGTCAAAGTCACCATCGGCGGCTGCGGCGGCTGA
- a CDS encoding cytochrome c biogenesis CcdA family protein produces MLDVTYGGAALAGLLSFLSPCILPMVPFYLSYMAGASVRELRDGGTVAAGARQRMVLRALAFALGVTTIFLMLGLGATALGQAFAQWKGTLSWVAAGVLVLFGLHFLGVLRIGLLYREARVQTEAKPSTLIGAYVMGLAFGFGWTPCVGPALAAILMVASGMGELWRGGLLLVVYGLAMTLPFVLAAFFAAPFLSWVARHRAVMGHVEKAMGVMLIVFGILIATNSVNAIADWMIRNFDWTATLT; encoded by the coding sequence ATGCTTGATGTCACCTATGGCGGGGCCGCACTGGCGGGGCTGCTGTCCTTTCTCTCTCCCTGCATCCTGCCGATGGTGCCGTTCTACCTGTCCTACATGGCCGGGGCGTCGGTGCGCGAACTGCGCGACGGCGGTACCGTGGCGGCAGGAGCGCGCCAGCGGATGGTTTTGCGCGCGCTGGCCTTTGCCCTGGGCGTGACCACGATCTTCCTGATGCTGGGCCTGGGCGCCACGGCGCTGGGTCAGGCCTTCGCGCAATGGAAGGGAACCCTGTCCTGGGTGGCGGCCGGAGTGCTGGTCCTGTTCGGCCTGCATTTCCTGGGCGTGCTGCGGATCGGCCTGCTCTATCGCGAGGCGCGGGTGCAGACCGAGGCCAAGCCCTCGACCCTGATCGGCGCCTATGTGATGGGGCTGGCCTTCGGCTTTGGCTGGACGCCCTGCGTGGGACCGGCGCTGGCGGCGATCCTGATGGTGGCCTCGGGCATGGGCGAGTTGTGGCGCGGCGGGCTGCTGCTGGTGGTCTACGGCCTGGCGATGACCCTGCCCTTCGTGCTGGCGGCGTTCTTCGCGGCACCGTTCCTGTCCTGGGTCGCGCGGCACCGCGCGGTGATGGGGCATGTGGAAAAGGCCATGGGGGTGATGCTGATCGTCTTCGGCATCCTGATCGCCACCAATTCCGTCAATGCCATCGCCGACTGGATGATTCGCAACTTCGACTGGACAGCCACGCTTACCTGA
- a CDS encoding SoxW family protein produces the protein MKPIRALAACLLLAAAPAAAAEIGDDGLHKPTWLRETFKDLREDLAEANAQDKRLLILVEQRGCIYCAEMHEKVFPDPEIDALIRDGYFVVQMNLFGDVEVTDFDGTALSEKDMAVRWGVMFTPTMIFLPEEVPAEKTAAQAAVAMMPGAFGKGTTSALLTWVRAHGYENGEHFQKFLARELEHKN, from the coding sequence ATGAAACCGATCCGCGCCCTGGCCGCCTGCCTGCTACTGGCGGCAGCACCCGCAGCCGCCGCCGAAATCGGCGACGACGGCCTGCACAAGCCCACCTGGCTGCGCGAGACCTTCAAGGATCTGCGCGAGGATCTGGCCGAGGCCAATGCGCAGGACAAGCGCCTGCTGATCCTGGTCGAGCAGCGCGGCTGCATCTATTGCGCCGAGATGCACGAGAAGGTCTTTCCCGACCCCGAGATCGATGCGCTGATCCGCGACGGCTATTTCGTCGTGCAGATGAACCTGTTCGGCGATGTCGAGGTCACGGATTTCGACGGCACCGCCCTTTCGGAAAAGGACATGGCCGTGCGCTGGGGCGTCATGTTCACGCCGACGATGATCTTCCTGCCCGAAGAGGTGCCGGCAGAGAAGACCGCCGCCCAGGCGGCCGTGGCGATGATGCCGGGCGCGTTCGGCAAGGGCACCACCAGCGCCCTGCTGACCTGGGTGCGCGCGCATGGCTATGAAAATGGCGAGCATTTTCAAAAGTTTCTGGCGCGGGAGCTGGAGCACAAGAACTGA
- the soxZ gene encoding thiosulfate oxidation carrier complex protein SoxZ, translating into MADDAKPRVKVPSSAKAGETVTVKALISHKMESGQRKDADGKLIPRSIINRFTCELNGVNVVDVAIDPAVSTNPYFEFDAKVDAAGEFKFTWYDDDGSVYEDVKPIAVA; encoded by the coding sequence ATGGCAGATGATGCAAAGCCCCGCGTGAAGGTTCCGAGCTCGGCCAAGGCCGGCGAAACGGTCACCGTCAAGGCGCTGATTTCGCACAAGATGGAATCGGGCCAGCGCAAGGATGCCGATGGCAAGCTGATCCCGCGCTCGATCATCAACCGCTTCACTTGCGAGTTGAACGGGGTGAACGTGGTGGACGTGGCGATCGACCCGGCGGTCTCGACCAATCCCTATTTCGAGTTCGACGCCAAGGTCGATGCGGCCGGAGAGTTCAAGTTCACCTGGTATGACGACGACGGCTCCGTCTACGAAGACGTGAAGCCGATCGCAGTCGCCTAA